A genomic window from Enoplosus armatus isolate fEnoArm2 chromosome 20, fEnoArm2.hap1, whole genome shotgun sequence includes:
- the lipf gene encoding gastric triacylglycerol lipase, which produces MLCVVVCVLILSGLVHTGPTDSRSSVLRLSEVHRRSDKQHQKLDPEVHMNITEIIRRWGYPAEEHEVLTEDGYILTVNRIPQGIKHTPGLRPAVLLQHGLLAAGSNWITNLPNSSLGYVLADAGYDVWMGNSRGNTWSRKHQTLTPDQDDFWRFSYDELALKDLPAVVNHILKVTGQEQIYYIGHSQGTTIAFIAFSTLPELASKIKLYIGLAPVATVAFTSSPMTKLSALPNFLIWDLFGRRDFLPQSHMIEWFAEHVCGKHLLSELCGNLFFILCGFDENNLNMTRTPVYTTHCPAGTSVQNMIHWAQAVHGGKLMAFDFGAAGNMKHYNQSTPPQYRVQDMKVPTALFSGGQDTLADPKDVAVLLTQVSNLVYHQHIEHWEHLDFIWGLDAPEQMFPSILKLLQEHH; this is translated from the exons atgttgtgtgttgtggtgtgtgtgttgatcctCTCTGGTCTCGTCCACACTGGACCGACTGACAGCAGGTCGTCTGTTCTGAGACTCTCTGAAGTCCACCGACGCTCCGATAAACAGCATCAGAAGCTGGACCCTGAAGTGCACATGAACATT aCGGAGATCATCAGGCGGTGGGGGTACCCTGCAGAGGAACACGAGGTGCTGACGGAGGACGGATACATCCTGACTGTCAACAGGATCCCACAGGGAATAAAGCACACTCCAG GTCTGAGACCGGCAGTGCTCCTCCAACATGGCCTCCTGGCTGCCGGCAGCAACTGGATCACCAACCTGCCAAACTCCAGTCTGGGATACGTGCTGGCCGACGCCGGGTACGACGTGTGGATGGGAAACAGCCGAGGGAACACCTGGTCCAGGAAGCACCAAACACTCACACCAGACCAGGACGACTTCTGGAGGTTCAG TTATGATGAGTTGGCTCTGAAGGATCTTCCAGCTGTCGTAAACCACATCCTGAAGGTGACGGGTCAGGAACAGATCTACTACATTGGACACTCTCAGGGAACCACTatag CATTCATAGCGTTTTCCACGCTTCCAGAACTGGCCAGTAAGATCAAGTTGTACATTGGTTTGGCTCCTGTAGCGACCGTAGCGTTTACCTCAAGTCCCATGACCAAACTGTCTGCCCTGCCCAACTTCCTCATATGG GACCTGTTTGGTAGGCGGGACTTCCTGCCTCAGAGTCACATGATCGAGTGGTTCGCAGAACACGTGTGTGGGAAGCATCTGCTCAGTGAGTTGTGTGGAaacctcttcttcatcctctgtggCTTCGACGAGAACAACCTCAACATG ACTCGGACTCCAGTCTACAccacacactgtcctgctggGACCTCAGTCCAGAACATGATCCACTGGGCCCag GCGGTTCACGGAGGGAAGCTGATGGCCTTTGACTTTGGAGCTGCAGGAAACATGAAGCACTATAACCAG TCCACTCCCCCTCAGTACCGCGTCCAGGACATGAAGGTTCCCACCGCTCTGTTCTCAGGGGGACAGGATACGCTGGCGGACCCCAAAGACGTGGCTGTCCTCCTCACTCAG gtctctAACCTGGTGTACCATCAGCACATTGAACACTGGGAACATCTGGATTTTATTTGGGGACTGGATGCTCCTGAGCAGATGTTTCCCTCCATCTTGAAGCTGTTGCAGGAACACCACTAG